A single region of the Fibrobacter sp. UWT2 genome encodes:
- a CDS encoding sodium-dependent transporter, producing the protein MERETFKSRLGFILIAAGCAIGLGNVWRFPYIAGQYGGAAFVLPYLGFLLFLGLPILMAELALGRGGKSGIARAFDNLEKPGTKWHWAKFPLISANYILMAFYSVVTGWMFYYFYKMVTDPKFLLGTPDEIAAGFGEMLGNPGLMIFWMTVAIVIGLFIVSLGLQKGVERITKTMMICLLVIMVILAIRAVTLPGSTAGLEFYLLPSLERLTQSGKGLGEAIFAAFAHAFFTLSLGIGSMAIFGSYIGKNHSLAKEATSVCILDTVVALVAGIIVIPSCFAFNQSPGQGPGLIFVTLSNVFAMMPAGRFFGAAFFLFMSFAAMSTLIAVFENLVSFWMDLKGFKRRKVAYWNILIVFLLSLPCALGFNMLSSFEPFGPGSCVLDLEDFIVSNTMLPAGGMFIAIFCSSRYGWGQEKFFTEMNAGKGYKIPYNAAFRIYFKWILPALVSILLIQGYLSKFAPELCAKIFG; encoded by the coding sequence ATGGAACGCGAAACCTTTAAATCAAGACTCGGATTTATCCTCATTGCCGCCGGTTGCGCCATTGGCCTGGGCAACGTGTGGCGCTTCCCTTACATTGCTGGTCAGTACGGTGGAGCGGCCTTTGTGCTCCCGTACCTCGGCTTCCTGCTTTTCCTGGGCCTGCCCATTTTAATGGCAGAACTTGCCTTGGGTCGTGGCGGTAAGAGCGGTATCGCTCGCGCATTCGACAACCTGGAAAAACCGGGTACCAAGTGGCATTGGGCCAAGTTCCCGCTGATTTCGGCCAACTACATATTGATGGCCTTCTACTCGGTGGTGACCGGATGGATGTTCTATTACTTCTACAAGATGGTGACCGATCCCAAGTTCCTCTTGGGCACTCCTGATGAGATTGCGGCCGGTTTCGGCGAAATGCTCGGAAACCCGGGCCTCATGATTTTCTGGATGACGGTTGCCATTGTCATCGGCCTCTTTATTGTGTCGCTTGGCCTCCAGAAGGGTGTGGAACGCATCACCAAGACCATGATGATTTGTTTGCTTGTCATTATGGTAATCCTTGCAATTCGCGCCGTGACGCTCCCCGGTTCTACGGCTGGCCTAGAATTCTACCTGTTGCCGTCCTTGGAACGCCTTACGCAATCGGGCAAGGGTCTGGGCGAGGCTATCTTTGCCGCCTTTGCACACGCCTTCTTTACCTTGAGCCTCGGTATCGGTAGCATGGCCATTTTCGGTAGCTACATCGGAAAGAATCATTCCTTGGCCAAAGAAGCCACGAGCGTCTGCATTCTGGATACCGTCGTCGCTTTGGTCGCAGGTATTATCGTGATTCCTAGCTGCTTTGCCTTCAACCAGTCTCCTGGTCAGGGCCCGGGCCTCATTTTCGTGACGCTTTCCAACGTGTTCGCCATGATGCCTGCCGGTAGATTCTTCGGAGCCGCATTCTTCCTGTTCATGTCGTTTGCGGCCATGTCCACCTTGATTGCCGTTTTCGAAAACCTGGTTTCTTTCTGGATGGACCTCAAGGGATTCAAGCGTCGCAAGGTCGCCTACTGGAACATTCTGATCGTATTCCTGCTTTCGCTTCCCTGCGCTCTCGGCTTCAACATGCTTTCGAGCTTTGAACCCTTCGGCCCCGGCAGCTGCGTTCTGGACCTCGAAGACTTTATCGTGAGCAACACCATGCTCCCGGCAGGTGGCATGTTCATCGCCATCTTCTGCTCTAGCCGCTACGGTTGGGGTCAGGAAAAGTTCTTTACCGAAATGAACGCCGGTAAGGGTTACAAGATTCCGTACAACGCCGCATTCAGAATCTACTTCAAGTGGATTTTGCCGGCACTCGTTTCGATCCTCCTGATTCAGGGCTACCTCTCCAAGTTTGCACCGGAACTCTGCGCTAAGATTTTCGGATAA
- a CDS encoding tetratricopeptide repeat protein — protein MKLKVFIFFAMMVALATACFAADHCNGIESGVVYYNEGEFERAIDEWRTCVDNGTENSDLYYNLGNAYFREGKIGFAIYYYKSALRLAPNNDDIIHNLKYAQAMTRDKVEEDGEENPLLSGLFKAHHALSLRTQMWVLLGIFWAIALAAIARRISRSGRTKNVLIGAMFALSAVFCIIAMSAGYKIFVAETNIEGVVTAKDADVTSAPNNKSQTLNTLSEGTTFEVLSEQDNFAEIRLGEKIRGFVKLSDVGIVK, from the coding sequence ATGAAACTGAAAGTATTTATCTTTTTCGCCATGATGGTCGCTTTAGCGACAGCCTGTTTTGCGGCAGATCATTGCAACGGTATTGAATCCGGCGTCGTCTATTATAACGAAGGTGAGTTCGAGCGAGCCATTGACGAATGGCGTACTTGCGTTGACAACGGCACCGAAAATTCGGACCTTTACTACAACTTGGGCAATGCCTACTTTAGGGAAGGCAAGATCGGCTTTGCCATTTATTATTACAAGTCGGCCCTCCGCCTCGCCCCCAACAACGACGACATCATTCACAACCTCAAGTACGCGCAGGCCATGACCCGCGACAAGGTGGAAGAAGACGGCGAAGAGAACCCGCTTCTCTCCGGCCTGTTCAAAGCCCACCACGCGCTTTCTTTAAGGACTCAAATGTGGGTGTTGCTTGGAATCTTCTGGGCAATTGCACTTGCCGCCATCGCAAGGCGAATCAGCCGCAGCGGTCGCACTAAGAATGTACTGATTGGCGCCATGTTCGCGCTGTCGGCAGTTTTCTGCATTATCGCGATGAGTGCCGGCTACAAGATTTTTGTCGCCGAGACCAACATCGAAGGCGTCGTAACCGCCAAAGATGCCGACGTGACAAGCGCCCCGAACAACAAGTCGCAAACGCTGAACACGCTTTCTGAAGGCACCACGTTCGAAGTGCTTTCGGAACAGGACAACTTTGCCGAAATCCGTTTGGGCGAAAAAATACGCGGATTTGTGAAGCTTTCTGATGTCGGAATCGTGAAATAA
- a CDS encoding BatD family protein, whose translation MKRIILFCLAAALCASARPSLQVDRERIESGKTFGLQLVFPLNELPENRSDLLIETANGFSLAGLDSADQVIRPDIEDMFNSFFGGGRNRGGYKARVYTFNLKAPKKTGRFSVGQIFMTIDGQKRNLTGDIPITIQRAYTDDALAVSLTPSKKSVYEGEQFSVTLGFHTYEHFEGGLQATDMNTGDDFIVHRSDLANMKFEPVEGTRREMQASAKFAWLSATKSGNMQIPPFKFKYTKRGEPKVVEENKQMGGMTFSSRSVKQESVETETQTPTINITVKPLPTEGKPADFSGMVGNYSFSADFDRTNLKVGEAMTLTINIKGDGLPGSITDPKLPDFGEFRSVPPENEINKKITGNKVITTKNIRVFLYPKKKGEFTIPEITYSWFNPNKKTYETAKAGPWNVVVEKGEAAAEAIFQAPVAQGPAAVQKQEIESLGSDIRFIHKVRDAANNTAPYKSILYWVIFAAAIPFYLIVTFAVRSRRKHNSDAALVRKGKADKMLKVRFANAREALKKGDAKALYAALENGLIDYLSDKTNLEFKGMTRPQMKEELAKLGIKDETITAIDSWLEKCAFARFTPVNPTKDEQEQMLKDVEKLCEGLKV comes from the coding sequence ATGAAACGAATTATTTTATTCTGCCTAGCCGCTGCCCTGTGCGCATCTGCACGGCCGTCCCTGCAAGTGGATCGGGAACGCATCGAATCGGGCAAGACCTTTGGGCTTCAGCTTGTATTTCCTTTAAACGAACTTCCCGAAAACCGCAGCGATTTGCTTATCGAAACGGCAAATGGATTTTCCCTTGCAGGATTGGACAGTGCCGACCAGGTAATTCGCCCCGATATCGAGGATATGTTCAATTCTTTCTTTGGCGGAGGTCGTAACCGTGGCGGTTACAAGGCCCGCGTCTACACCTTCAACCTGAAAGCCCCGAAAAAGACAGGTCGCTTTAGCGTAGGTCAGATTTTCATGACCATTGATGGTCAAAAGCGTAACCTCACGGGCGATATTCCAATTACGATTCAGCGTGCCTACACCGACGACGCCCTTGCCGTCAGCCTCACGCCGAGCAAAAAATCCGTCTATGAAGGCGAACAGTTCAGCGTTACCTTGGGTTTCCACACCTACGAGCACTTCGAAGGTGGTCTGCAGGCAACCGACATGAACACCGGTGACGACTTCATCGTGCACCGCAGCGACCTCGCCAACATGAAATTCGAACCCGTCGAAGGAACCCGCCGCGAAATGCAGGCCAGCGCCAAGTTCGCTTGGCTCAGCGCCACCAAAAGCGGCAACATGCAAATTCCTCCGTTCAAGTTCAAGTACACCAAACGCGGCGAGCCCAAGGTTGTCGAAGAAAACAAGCAAATGGGCGGTATGACTTTCTCTAGCAGAAGTGTCAAGCAAGAATCTGTTGAAACCGAGACGCAGACCCCCACTATTAATATTACTGTAAAGCCGCTCCCCACCGAAGGCAAGCCTGCCGACTTCAGCGGCATGGTCGGTAACTATAGCTTTAGCGCGGACTTCGACCGCACCAACCTCAAGGTCGGCGAAGCCATGACCCTCACCATCAACATCAAGGGCGACGGTCTGCCGGGATCCATTACCGACCCCAAGCTCCCCGACTTCGGCGAGTTCCGTTCGGTACCGCCTGAAAACGAAATCAACAAGAAGATTACCGGGAACAAGGTGATTACCACCAAGAACATTCGCGTGTTCCTGTACCCCAAAAAGAAGGGCGAATTCACCATTCCCGAAATCACTTACTCTTGGTTCAACCCGAACAAAAAGACTTACGAAACTGCCAAGGCCGGCCCCTGGAACGTCGTCGTAGAAAAGGGCGAAGCCGCCGCCGAAGCCATCTTCCAGGCTCCGGTTGCTCAAGGCCCCGCCGCCGTGCAGAAGCAAGAAATTGAATCGCTCGGTAGCGACATCCGCTTTATTCACAAGGTCCGCGACGCCGCAAACAACACCGCCCCTTACAAGAGCATTCTTTACTGGGTGATTTTCGCCGCCGCGATTCCGTTCTACCTGATTGTCACCTTCGCCGTGCGCAGCCGCCGCAAGCACAACAGTGACGCCGCTCTGGTGCGTAAGGGCAAGGCCGACAAGATGCTCAAGGTCCGATTTGCAAACGCCCGCGAAGCCTTAAAGAAGGGCGACGCCAAGGCGCTTTATGCAGCCCTCGAAAACGGCCTCATCGATTACCTAAGCGACAAGACCAATCTGGAATTCAAGGGCATGACTCGCCCGCAGATGAAGGAGGAACTTGCAAAGCTTGGCATCAAGGACGAAACGATTACCGCCATTGACAGCTGGCTTGAAAAGTGTGCTTTCGCCCGATTTACCCCGGTAAATCCGACTAAGGACGAACAGGAACAAATGTTGAAAGATGTCGAAAAATTGTGCGAAGGATTGAAGGTATAA
- a CDS encoding radical SAM protein — MNPLLQKSVDGVRLSPAEALDILKNAPWTEVAQAANTVRHRINPGNKVGYTAFRIINYTNVCEITCSFCSFCRPAHSPEAYVLNLDEIRQKTLEAKAKGADQIFLQGGVNQNIPLSYYTDVLKMLTQELGVKVRGFSPVELVRIAVFNGITLDELLDILKEAGLSSVPGAGAEILSDRMRQILSPKKLPAQVWCDTLAACHKKGLPGSANIVFGSVETPEEIIEHLEYVRKTQDIAHGFKSFVVWTFQPQTDKFPIRHVRGDEYLKLLALSRLYLDNIPHIEVSLLGMGLSLGELGLHCGADDINSIVIEENVLQNHGLTTIEQAENFIKNAGFTPYRRSLNFD; from the coding sequence ATGAATCCGTTGTTGCAAAAATCTGTGGATGGCGTTCGCCTTTCTCCGGCCGAGGCGCTGGACATTTTGAAGAACGCCCCGTGGACCGAGGTCGCCCAGGCAGCCAATACCGTACGCCACCGGATCAATCCGGGCAACAAGGTGGGCTATACGGCTTTCCGCATCATCAACTACACGAATGTTTGCGAGATCACTTGCAGTTTCTGTAGTTTTTGCAGGCCCGCGCACAGTCCCGAAGCCTACGTGCTTAATTTGGACGAAATCCGCCAGAAGACGCTGGAGGCCAAGGCCAAAGGCGCCGACCAGATTTTTTTGCAAGGTGGCGTGAACCAAAACATTCCGCTCAGCTATTATACCGACGTGCTGAAAATGCTCACGCAAGAACTCGGCGTGAAGGTTCGCGGATTTTCGCCGGTGGAACTCGTGCGCATTGCCGTATTCAACGGAATCACGCTCGACGAGCTGCTAGATATTCTTAAAGAGGCGGGCCTGAGTTCTGTGCCGGGTGCCGGCGCCGAGATACTCTCCGACCGTATGCGTCAAATCCTGAGCCCGAAAAAGCTGCCCGCCCAAGTCTGGTGCGACACGCTTGCCGCCTGCCACAAGAAAGGGCTCCCCGGCAGCGCAAACATCGTTTTCGGAAGCGTCGAAACGCCCGAAGAAATCATCGAGCACCTGGAATACGTGCGCAAGACGCAAGACATCGCACACGGATTCAAGAGCTTTGTGGTGTGGACTTTCCAGCCGCAGACCGACAAGTTCCCGATCCGCCACGTACGCGGCGACGAATACCTCAAGCTCCTGGCACTTTCGCGCCTGTACCTCGACAATATCCCGCATATCGAAGTTTCGCTCCTCGGCATGGGGCTTTCTTTGGGTGAACTCGGGCTGCACTGCGGCGCCGACGACATCAATAGCATCGTCATCGAAGAAAACGTGCTCCAGAATCACGGCCTCACGACCATCGAACAAGCCGAAAATTTCATCAAAAACGCCGGTTTTACCCCCTACCGCCGTAGTCTTAACTTTGATTAA
- a CDS encoding branched-chain amino acid aminotransferase, which produces MHKLQKKVNTMQVDLNTVDWKTLPFGYYDTDYNVRCYYRNGQWGKIELSSSKDISIHMAATCLHYGQEGFEGLKAYTGKDGKVRIFRVDENAKRMQNTANRVLMAVPPVELFREMVHTVVKANKRFVPPYGYGATLYIRPLLIGMSPEVGVKPADEYLLMMFVTPVGPYFKDGFKPVDMMISRNFDRAAPQGTGTVKVGGNYAASLLSLAEAKKLGYSSTIYLDAKEKKYIDECGPANFFGIKGKTYVTPKSESILPSITNKSLQQLAEYLGYTVERRQVPFEELAEFSETAECGTAAVITPIKKIVDPVAGKEFTYGDGKNPGPVCTELFTKYTAIQFGEAEDPFGWTEVVDL; this is translated from the coding sequence ATGCACAAATTGCAAAAAAAGGTGAATACTATGCAAGTTGATTTGAACACTGTCGATTGGAAGACGCTCCCCTTCGGTTATTATGACACCGATTACAATGTACGCTGCTACTACCGCAATGGTCAGTGGGGCAAGATCGAACTGTCTTCTTCCAAGGACATTAGCATCCACATGGCCGCTACTTGCTTGCATTACGGCCAGGAAGGTTTTGAAGGCCTCAAGGCTTACACGGGCAAGGACGGCAAGGTCCGTATTTTCCGCGTCGACGAAAACGCCAAGCGCATGCAGAACACTGCTAACCGCGTACTCATGGCTGTTCCGCCTGTTGAATTGTTCCGCGAAATGGTCCACACTGTGGTGAAGGCCAACAAGCGCTTTGTGCCGCCGTATGGCTACGGTGCAACGCTTTACATCCGTCCGCTCCTCATCGGTATGAGCCCGGAAGTCGGTGTGAAGCCCGCTGACGAATACCTGCTCATGATGTTCGTGACTCCGGTGGGTCCGTACTTCAAGGACGGTTTCAAGCCCGTGGACATGATGATTAGCCGCAACTTCGACCGCGCCGCTCCTCAGGGTACGGGTACGGTGAAGGTCGGCGGTAACTACGCTGCCAGCTTGCTCTCCCTTGCAGAAGCCAAGAAGCTCGGCTACTCCAGCACCATTTACCTGGACGCAAAGGAAAAGAAGTACATCGACGAATGCGGTCCGGCAAACTTCTTCGGCATCAAGGGCAAGACCTACGTGACCCCGAAGTCCGAATCCATTCTGCCGTCTATCACCAACAAGAGCTTGCAGCAGTTGGCTGAATACCTCGGCTACACTGTGGAACGCCGCCAGGTTCCGTTCGAAGAACTCGCTGAATTCTCCGAAACTGCCGAATGCGGTACCGCCGCCGTGATTACCCCGATCAAGAAGATCGTGGATCCGGTTGCCGGCAAGGAATTCACCTACGGTGACGGCAAGAATCCGGGCCCGGTCTGCACGGAACTCTTCACGAAGTACACGGCTATCCAGTTCGGTGAAGCGGAAGACCCGTTCGGCTGGACTGAAGTCGTAGACCTATAA
- a CDS encoding fibrobacter succinogenes major paralogous domain-containing protein, translated as MKMIKEIGLVCVVTFVMFALLACNDSASSCDSSIYVDPLTVVKSFMTDERDGQTYKTVTIGTQTWMAENLNLETDYSYCYNDSAEYCDKYGRFYTWAAAMDSVGTWSTNGKGCGYGNVCSATYPVRGVCPEGWHLPSHEDWWILLRAVGTDGGYVGLTSGKALKSKTGWNDNGNGDDAFGFAALPAGHRGVRDGFHWIGESARFWSSSGGDTYAYYVYMNMDGDIANLDNLSPKFGYSVRCIKDSE; from the coding sequence ATGAAAATGATTAAGGAAATCGGTTTAGTGTGTGTGGTCACGTTTGTGATGTTCGCACTTTTGGCTTGCAATGATTCGGCGTCCAGTTGTGATTCTTCGATTTATGTGGATCCATTGACTGTTGTTAAGAGTTTCATGACCGATGAACGAGATGGCCAGACTTATAAGACTGTTACTATAGGCACGCAGACATGGATGGCAGAGAATTTGAACTTAGAAACGGACTACAGCTACTGCTACAATGATTCTGCTGAATATTGCGACAAATATGGTCGCTTTTACACTTGGGCTGCCGCGATGGACAGCGTGGGCACATGGTCTACGAATGGCAAGGGCTGCGGCTACGGCAATGTTTGTTCAGCGACATATCCTGTGCGTGGAGTATGCCCCGAGGGTTGGCATCTGCCCAGTCATGAAGATTGGTGGATCCTGTTAAGAGCGGTGGGGACTGATGGTGGTTATGTCGGTTTAACATCTGGCAAGGCTCTCAAGTCCAAGACAGGATGGAACGATAATGGCAACGGGGATGACGCTTTCGGGTTTGCTGCGTTGCCTGCCGGCCATAGGGGGGTCCGTGACGGCTTCCATTGGATTGGCGAATCCGCGCGCTTCTGGAGCTCTTCGGGGGGCGATACATATGCATACTATGTGTATATGAATATGGATGGTGATATTGCGAACCTGGATAATCTCAGTCCAAAGTTCGGTTATTCAGTCCGTTGCATCAAGGACTCCGAATAG
- a CDS encoding ATP-dependent RecD-like DNA helicase has protein sequence MILEGTVKSITFHSPQNGFTVLRIIDSSTKKVVVVTGTLPELSVGENLRFEGEWGRHPKFGEQFKAIHFEIVETQNNNLAAYLGSGLFPGIGPKTAQAIVDAFGDELRDILDYEPDRFRAKKIKGLSAAKVEQFLASWQENRHSRETLLFLYNHDITGSVAKKLWMKFGQDTISKIRENPYILCEEIWGIGFLKADEIAMKVGIPKDSPMRLQEALLYSLQEASLSDGHCYLPSNDLIGRTLKNLRIDVTDDDAIQNLLEQFKRICEAGRIKRHGDDCFFPPLDNAEQKIAEIIKRRLNENELPTYGFERELVDWEREHKFSFHPVQREAIRLATAHKICIITGGPGTGKTTILKGILHLARKMGENILLAAPTGRAAKRMGDCCGDKAYTIHRLLEVDPVTKKFNKNEFNKLDCNLLIVDEFSMVDTWLAASLLDAVPETARIVFVGDADQLPSVGPGNVLNDLLQCPRIPSVRLQHIFRQSGGNDIADKAARINQGITPAPIEGPNFHFVPFETPEEAKLHLQQLIATGVRSKIDIDLKTDLQILVPMRKGPLGIIELNPFLQDLLNPGVPRHKMVGIGWSVGDRVMQIKNNYDKNVFNGDVGIVYSIYKEKRKIAVFFDDKLITYQDDELDELQLAYACTIHKSQGSEYPAVIVILDSSHYVMLQRNLIYTAITRAKGHSWILSAPGAFHQAVRNNRSTRRYTRLKERLG, from the coding sequence GTGATTCTCGAAGGAACCGTCAAATCGATTACCTTTCACAGTCCGCAGAACGGATTCACCGTCCTGCGGATTATTGATAGTAGCACCAAGAAGGTGGTCGTCGTTACGGGAACCTTACCCGAACTTTCCGTAGGCGAGAACCTGCGTTTTGAAGGCGAATGGGGGCGTCACCCCAAATTCGGCGAACAATTCAAAGCCATACACTTTGAAATCGTCGAAACGCAAAACAACAATTTAGCAGCCTACCTCGGCAGCGGACTTTTCCCGGGAATCGGCCCCAAGACAGCCCAAGCCATCGTCGACGCCTTTGGCGACGAGCTGCGCGACATTCTCGACTATGAGCCCGACCGTTTCCGTGCGAAGAAAATCAAGGGACTTTCGGCCGCCAAGGTAGAGCAGTTCCTCGCCAGCTGGCAAGAGAACCGCCACAGCCGCGAAACGCTATTGTTCCTGTACAATCACGACATCACAGGTTCTGTCGCCAAGAAGCTGTGGATGAAATTCGGGCAAGACACCATCAGCAAGATTCGCGAGAATCCCTACATTCTTTGCGAAGAAATCTGGGGAATCGGATTCTTGAAAGCCGACGAAATTGCCATGAAGGTCGGCATTCCGAAAGACAGCCCCATGCGCCTGCAAGAAGCACTTCTTTACTCACTGCAAGAGGCATCGCTTTCGGACGGCCACTGCTATTTACCAAGCAACGATTTAATCGGCCGCACGCTCAAGAATCTCCGCATCGACGTCACCGATGATGACGCCATCCAGAATCTGCTGGAGCAGTTCAAGCGAATTTGCGAAGCGGGCCGCATCAAGCGCCACGGCGACGATTGCTTTTTCCCGCCGCTCGATAACGCGGAACAAAAAATCGCCGAAATCATCAAGCGCAGACTCAACGAAAACGAATTGCCCACTTACGGTTTCGAGCGCGAACTCGTCGACTGGGAACGCGAACACAAATTCAGCTTTCACCCAGTGCAACGTGAGGCGATTCGCCTTGCCACCGCGCACAAGATCTGCATCATCACTGGCGGCCCAGGCACTGGCAAAACGACGATCCTCAAGGGGATCCTGCACCTTGCCCGCAAAATGGGCGAAAACATTCTGCTCGCCGCCCCTACGGGCCGCGCCGCAAAGCGCATGGGCGACTGCTGCGGCGATAAGGCCTACACCATCCACCGCCTGCTCGAAGTCGACCCCGTCACCAAGAAATTCAACAAGAACGAGTTCAACAAGCTCGATTGCAACCTGCTGATTGTCGACGAATTCAGTATGGTGGACACCTGGCTGGCGGCCTCGCTGTTGGACGCCGTTCCTGAAACAGCCCGCATCGTATTCGTAGGCGACGCCGATCAGCTTCCGAGCGTAGGCCCCGGCAACGTTCTCAACGATCTGCTGCAATGTCCGCGCATTCCAAGCGTCCGCCTGCAGCACATCTTTAGGCAATCCGGCGGCAACGACATCGCCGACAAAGCCGCACGCATCAATCAGGGAATCACGCCCGCCCCGATCGAAGGCCCGAACTTTCACTTCGTTCCGTTCGAGACACCCGAAGAGGCCAAGCTCCACTTACAGCAACTGATCGCGACGGGCGTCCGCAGCAAAATCGATATCGATCTCAAAACCGACTTGCAGATTCTTGTCCCGATGCGCAAGGGCCCCCTCGGCATCATCGAGCTGAACCCGTTCCTGCAAGACCTGCTGAATCCAGGCGTTCCTCGCCACAAGATGGTCGGCATCGGCTGGAGCGTGGGCGACCGCGTCATGCAAATCAAGAACAACTACGACAAGAACGTGTTCAACGGCGACGTCGGAATCGTCTACAGCATCTACAAGGAAAAGCGAAAAATCGCCGTCTTCTTCGACGACAAGCTTATCACCTACCAAGATGACGAACTCGACGAACTGCAACTCGCCTACGCCTGCACCATTCACAAAAGCCAGGGCAGCGAATACCCCGCCGTCATCGTGATTCTCGATTCCAGCCACTACGTGATGCTGCAACGCAACTTAATCTACACCGCCATCACCCGCGCCAAAGGCCACTCGTGGATTCTCTCTGCCCCCGGTGCCTTCCACCAGGCAGTCCGCAATAACCGCAGCACCCGCCGCTACACGCGCCTTAAGGAACGACTCGGCTAA
- a CDS encoding carbon starvation protein A — protein sequence MITFLIGIAILVGGYFTYGKFVERVFGPDDRKTPALENPDGVDRVPMAHWKNVLIQLLNIAGIGPVIGVILGIKFGAIVFILLPIGNVLGGAVHDYFSGMISMRNNGYNVPALSRKFLGKGPAKIVMTLISVALILVGAVFTTTPAALVNTPILVGSHVSPTLFWVAVACIFAYYFASTFFPIDKIIGRIYPIFGALLILASLAIFVGIIPNLNVLDNFCFNDIMSNFHKHPAGQPIIPMLFVTIACGIISGFHSTQSPLVARTEVTEKTGRQTFYGMMIIEGLIGMIWAAGGMFIYHQMPELLTGASGVKVLSILVSTVIPWAPISILVVVGVIVLAITSGDTSLRSLRLTIAELTGMEQTSVRNRLLLTVPMFAICAAIIFWSNLNPEGFNILWNYFSWSNQLMAVCSLCVATVYLRSKKKNFWIALIPCMFMTFITSDYILWVSPENLKGAPLGFGLDYKTALVIALHDAAILGFLLCTRGKTLTKMEGFDPDRWNPDLDEGKVPKAR from the coding sequence ATGATTACATTCCTGATTGGTATCGCGATTCTTGTCGGCGGATACTTCACTTACGGAAAATTCGTTGAACGTGTCTTCGGCCCCGACGACCGCAAGACACCCGCCCTCGAAAACCCGGATGGCGTTGACCGTGTTCCCATGGCACACTGGAAAAACGTCCTCATCCAGCTTTTGAACATTGCAGGTATCGGTCCTGTGATTGGCGTGATTCTCGGCATCAAGTTCGGCGCCATCGTCTTTATTTTGCTGCCTATCGGTAACGTGCTTGGCGGCGCCGTGCACGACTACTTTAGTGGCATGATCAGCATGCGCAACAACGGCTACAATGTTCCGGCACTTTCCCGCAAGTTCCTGGGCAAGGGTCCGGCAAAGATAGTGATGACGCTTATCTCGGTTGCCCTGATTTTGGTGGGAGCCGTCTTCACCACGACTCCGGCCGCCCTCGTAAACACACCGATTCTCGTCGGTAGCCACGTGTCTCCCACCTTGTTCTGGGTCGCAGTCGCCTGCATTTTCGCCTATTACTTTGCCAGCACCTTCTTCCCCATTGACAAGATTATCGGCCGCATCTACCCGATTTTCGGCGCGCTCCTGATTCTTGCCTCTCTCGCCATTTTCGTGGGAATCATCCCGAACCTGAACGTTCTCGATAACTTCTGCTTCAACGACATCATGAGCAACTTCCACAAGCATCCGGCCGGACAGCCGATTATCCCGATGCTCTTTGTAACCATTGCTTGCGGTATCATTAGCGGCTTCCACAGCACGCAAAGCCCGCTCGTCGCCCGCACTGAAGTTACCGAAAAGACCGGTCGCCAGACTTTCTACGGCATGATGATTATCGAAGGCCTGATTGGTATGATTTGGGCCGCCGGCGGCATGTTCATTTACCACCAGATGCCGGAACTCTTGACCGGCGCTTCGGGCGTGAAGGTATTGAGCATTCTTGTTTCTACCGTGATTCCTTGGGCTCCGATTTCGATTCTCGTTGTCGTAGGCGTGATCGTTCTTGCTATTACTAGCGGTGATACGAGCCTCCGCAGCCTCCGCCTTACGATTGCCGAACTCACCGGAATGGAACAGACCTCCGTGCGTAACCGCTTGCTCCTTACCGTGCCGATGTTCGCCATCTGCGCAGCCATCATTTTCTGGAGCAACCTGAACCCTGAAGGCTTCAACATCCTGTGGAATTACTTTAGCTGGAGCAACCAGCTCATGGCCGTGTGCAGCCTTTGCGTGGCCACGGTTTACCTGCGCAGCAAAAAGAAGAACTTCTGGATTGCACTTATTCCGTGCATGTTCATGACCTTCATTACCAGCGATTACATCCTGTGGGTCAGCCCCGAAAACCTGAAGGGCGCTCCGCTCGGTTTCGGTCTCGACTACAAGACCGCCCTTGTGATTGCCCTGCACGATGCTGCCATTCTCGGATTCCTGCTTTGCACTCGCGGCAAGACGCTTACCAAGATGGAAGGTTTTGATCCCGACCGCTGGAATCCGGATCTAGACGAAGGTAAAGTCCCCAAGGCACGATAA